In Microbacterium pumilum, the following proteins share a genomic window:
- a CDS encoding Ig-like domain-containing protein, with protein MRRPTVAGIWAAVVAVGLVIGVSVVWPGLDAQETPDVDTSVWALQTGEGRRYARVNTAVGELDTVRSISNPDKVVQAGDDVYLFSDSFSKVTRIDEARPVDLDDEALRASQSTPSGTIDVVTAGDFVAYRTDSGAVFAGLLDAGPAAQLDPFPSDDEDATQYTADAIAVDDRGILFSYSSADESVLRYDIRASEVRGRDPLAADDVAVPAITAAGDTWAVVDTEDGDVWLRGADAATPTPATAPIEVGEPHAAGSAVYLADRAGLVRVPVDGSGSENIVRPGADLGAPAQPIVHDGEVFAAWLGDDVGTLWHSNSTRTSELEYGAGSPQDDPRPAFVASDESIILNETRSGWAWTIPDGTLVPSSQDWTLDDQVNPDAEPSTEQLAVVIDPKPPIAESDAFGVRAGSLVSLPVLMNDHDPNEDVLSITPSSVTGLDPGFGTTSITDDGQRITVRVAPGATGSATFSYELSDGTASDGLRSNATTVDLTVAPDSVDSAPQWCGVERCLVPWPTPEVAPGGTVTVPVLPGWVDPEGDPLLLLSVDNPSGVGTVAATPGGEVVYQHNNDGDSGEELVELEVTISDTTGQVARKTLVVKVSPEPQLEVQSFAVVDTLDAGLSIDVAPHVTGTSGTMSLESARVLDDADATVTIVDGTTAFDFAASSQGTYRVDFTVTDGSSDATGTARITVLPSDAPPQLATAPVVAFVHPQEDATLDVFAVVSNPTRRVLLLSDVVGHAEDGAVLSVDAVGQRHLRVSGTTAAGGFGRLGTVSYVVSDGTADSGARVEGEATVYLLPPAPELAPIAVDDTVVVRAGDQIDIPVLDNDLSPAGGRPTLNPATVESSSPDALAFASGDLLRYLAPDEPGDYAIDYSVFTTGTPSLADTAMVRVRVLDDDANRAPAPETLEGRVLSGQSTTIEFDGFGMDPDGDVVTLDRIVTQPARGSATISADGTSIVYASVPGDHGQVSFRYRVADAFGAAGEGSVRIGVLDGEANPSPVTFTDYVQVQAGDTNTIRVSPLSNDVDPTRGTLRLTDVRPDVPRTLSDGSVSDEYTRLDDHIRSTDDTTIVIEAGDEPGTMSYLYDVESSSGNTGRGLIVVKVVRESVPDYPVVDDTVLTAETREDFPFGVDVVSDKATWSGGEVSELEVALWGDQDGVDVEGRELSGDLPSRTRIIPFAVTGEGSSGPVTTYAFLRIPGDDDLSLAMKSGIRPQEVTELQSVSFDLSDLVAKPRGSRIEVGDDVRASGAREEASCTVESGTVVRYDSGAGAPWVDACQVPVRLEGQDDWTYLSVPILVRALDPQPALRAGSMTVGPGETATFDLRNMTTWQLREDWEGIRYKVDYSGSAFDVSLDGSVVTVTGADRAVTGSEEAAIVSVTSHSAVAPVRLILRVGSAPSTLPQGGSLTQQCSQATGMSCSIPVIGALGEVNPLPRTPLEVIDVRPVGACTGVSFSVESSSSVLATWSEDAPGASCSATFSVRDAQGRRTNSERDGRLVLDLLGYPQAPASVSQTAYADRTLTLRVDPGPAGVAYPAISGFIIRWNAEVVAECAPDGSCPVIAAPNGEPRTYEAVAVNSVGESRALVRTVAWAYDPPPAPKSVTARPVVTEGEGGVIALSISGIDPDQTGSVEITSATGETVQVPVGAGQTNLEVPSYRVGTNTATPVTIKPLSRFEIPPGIGDGATVEAVTVTANGIGAPRDVTLALSSTSNGDGTSTVFARADAASGGDGSSLRFGIVREGARCTTVADGREATFTDLADGEEYRFTTCVDSWYDSTSFGRSMVTASVRAVQSGAPPTGWTFVVDSSPNVSDTHAEWVIRDNPTSSERLPNRNHAQFSGWSPGTTVFDRDPGMQVRYVHDAWGTSTPWAAVTPRAGSAPYQVQARWSVQSCVGGSDLALQQSSSKDPAGGSAQITFGNARLRFLDELGAELPATRGTWAVPVGAVRVEGITVSVDWSAQGWGLRPANATFAADCDPNLPIPTEPGEPQP; from the coding sequence ATGCGGCGCCCCACGGTCGCGGGCATCTGGGCCGCCGTCGTGGCAGTCGGCCTGGTGATCGGCGTGAGCGTCGTGTGGCCTGGGCTCGATGCGCAGGAGACTCCGGATGTCGACACTTCGGTGTGGGCGCTCCAGACGGGTGAGGGCCGCCGCTATGCGCGTGTGAACACCGCGGTCGGCGAGCTCGACACCGTGCGCAGCATCAGCAACCCCGACAAGGTCGTGCAGGCGGGCGACGACGTCTATCTGTTCAGCGACAGCTTCAGCAAGGTCACGAGGATCGATGAGGCCCGGCCCGTCGACCTCGACGATGAGGCGCTGCGTGCGTCGCAGTCGACACCCTCGGGCACCATCGATGTGGTCACCGCGGGCGACTTCGTGGCATACCGCACCGACTCGGGTGCCGTCTTCGCGGGGCTGCTCGACGCCGGACCCGCCGCCCAGCTCGATCCCTTCCCGTCGGATGACGAGGACGCGACGCAGTACACGGCGGATGCCATCGCGGTCGACGATCGCGGCATCCTGTTCAGCTATTCGAGCGCCGACGAGTCGGTGCTGCGCTACGACATCCGGGCCTCCGAGGTGCGTGGCCGCGATCCGCTCGCCGCCGACGACGTGGCGGTGCCGGCCATCACGGCGGCGGGCGACACGTGGGCGGTCGTCGACACCGAGGACGGCGACGTGTGGCTGCGCGGAGCGGATGCCGCGACTCCGACGCCGGCGACGGCGCCCATCGAGGTGGGGGAGCCCCATGCCGCTGGATCAGCGGTCTACCTGGCAGACCGGGCCGGGCTGGTGCGCGTCCCCGTCGACGGCTCGGGGAGCGAGAACATTGTCCGCCCGGGCGCGGATCTGGGCGCGCCCGCTCAGCCGATCGTGCACGACGGGGAGGTCTTCGCGGCGTGGCTCGGCGACGACGTGGGGACCCTGTGGCACTCGAACTCGACCCGTACATCCGAGCTCGAGTATGGCGCCGGGAGTCCGCAGGACGACCCTCGTCCGGCGTTCGTGGCGAGCGACGAGTCGATCATCCTCAACGAGACCCGGTCGGGGTGGGCCTGGACGATCCCCGACGGGACGCTCGTGCCGTCGAGCCAGGACTGGACGCTCGATGACCAGGTCAACCCCGATGCCGAGCCGAGCACCGAACAGCTCGCGGTCGTGATCGATCCGAAGCCGCCGATCGCCGAATCCGACGCCTTCGGGGTGCGCGCGGGGAGCCTCGTCAGCCTGCCGGTGCTCATGAACGACCATGACCCGAACGAAGACGTGCTGAGCATCACCCCCTCGTCGGTGACCGGACTCGATCCCGGGTTCGGGACGACCTCCATCACCGACGACGGTCAGCGCATCACGGTGCGGGTGGCACCGGGCGCCACCGGCTCCGCGACCTTCTCTTACGAGCTGTCGGACGGCACAGCCTCCGACGGACTGCGGTCGAACGCCACCACGGTGGATCTGACGGTCGCCCCCGACAGCGTCGATTCGGCCCCGCAGTGGTGCGGCGTGGAGCGCTGTCTGGTGCCCTGGCCGACGCCGGAGGTCGCGCCGGGGGGAACGGTGACAGTACCGGTGCTCCCGGGCTGGGTCGACCCCGAGGGCGATCCGCTGCTCCTACTCTCGGTCGACAATCCCTCCGGGGTCGGGACGGTCGCCGCGACCCCCGGGGGCGAGGTCGTGTACCAGCACAACAACGACGGCGACAGCGGCGAAGAGCTGGTCGAGCTCGAAGTGACCATCTCCGACACCACCGGTCAGGTCGCTCGCAAGACGCTCGTGGTGAAGGTGTCGCCGGAGCCGCAGCTCGAGGTGCAGTCGTTCGCGGTCGTCGACACGCTCGACGCCGGACTCTCGATCGACGTCGCGCCGCACGTCACCGGAACGAGCGGCACCATGTCGCTCGAATCGGCGCGCGTGCTCGACGACGCCGACGCCACCGTGACGATCGTGGACGGCACGACGGCGTTCGACTTCGCGGCGTCGTCGCAGGGCACCTACCGTGTCGACTTCACCGTCACCGACGGATCCTCCGACGCCACCGGAACAGCGCGAATCACCGTGCTGCCGTCCGATGCGCCACCGCAGCTCGCTACCGCGCCGGTCGTCGCCTTCGTGCATCCGCAGGAGGATGCCACGCTCGACGTCTTCGCCGTGGTCTCGAACCCCACGCGACGTGTTCTGCTGCTGAGCGATGTGGTGGGGCACGCGGAGGACGGAGCCGTCCTCTCGGTGGATGCGGTGGGTCAGCGTCATCTACGAGTGTCGGGGACGACGGCGGCGGGCGGATTCGGCAGGCTCGGCACCGTGAGCTATGTCGTGAGCGACGGCACGGCGGACAGCGGTGCGCGCGTCGAGGGCGAAGCGACCGTCTACCTTCTTCCACCGGCGCCCGAACTCGCCCCCATCGCGGTGGACGACACCGTCGTCGTGCGCGCCGGCGACCAGATCGACATCCCCGTGCTCGACAACGACCTGTCGCCGGCGGGCGGGCGGCCCACCCTCAATCCGGCCACTGTCGAATCGTCCAGCCCCGACGCCCTCGCGTTCGCATCGGGCGATCTGCTGCGCTACCTCGCACCGGACGAGCCGGGCGACTACGCGATCGATTACTCGGTGTTCACGACAGGCACCCCGTCGCTCGCCGACACCGCGATGGTACGTGTTCGCGTGCTGGACGACGATGCGAACCGCGCGCCCGCGCCAGAGACGCTCGAGGGGCGTGTGCTGAGCGGTCAGTCCACCACCATCGAGTTCGACGGGTTCGGCATGGACCCGGATGGCGACGTCGTCACCCTCGATCGGATCGTGACGCAGCCGGCGCGCGGATCGGCCACGATCTCGGCCGACGGGACCTCGATCGTCTATGCCAGCGTCCCCGGCGACCATGGCCAGGTCTCGTTCCGCTATCGCGTGGCGGATGCCTTCGGTGCGGCCGGCGAGGGCAGCGTCCGCATCGGCGTGCTCGACGGTGAGGCCAACCCGAGCCCCGTCACCTTCACCGACTACGTGCAGGTGCAGGCGGGCGACACCAACACGATCCGCGTCAGCCCGCTCTCCAACGATGTGGACCCCACCCGGGGCACACTCCGGCTGACCGACGTCCGGCCGGATGTGCCTCGGACGCTGTCCGACGGCAGCGTGAGCGATGAGTACACCCGGCTCGATGACCACATCCGCTCGACCGACGACACGACCATCGTCATCGAGGCCGGCGATGAGCCCGGCACGATGTCGTACCTGTACGACGTCGAGTCGAGCTCAGGCAACACCGGTCGAGGCCTCATCGTGGTCAAGGTCGTGCGTGAAAGCGTGCCCGACTACCCCGTCGTCGACGACACGGTGCTGACCGCAGAGACCCGCGAGGACTTCCCCTTCGGGGTCGATGTCGTCTCGGACAAGGCGACGTGGTCGGGCGGCGAGGTGTCGGAGCTTGAGGTGGCGCTGTGGGGCGACCAGGACGGTGTCGACGTCGAGGGCCGCGAGCTCAGCGGCGACCTTCCCTCACGGACCCGCATCATCCCGTTCGCCGTCACGGGCGAGGGCTCGTCGGGGCCGGTCACGACATATGCCTTCCTGCGCATCCCTGGCGATGACGATCTGTCACTGGCGATGAAGTCGGGCATCCGGCCGCAAGAGGTGACCGAACTCCAGTCCGTCTCGTTCGACCTCTCGGACCTCGTCGCGAAGCCGCGCGGGAGCCGCATCGAGGTGGGGGATGATGTGCGCGCCTCGGGCGCCCGCGAGGAGGCTTCCTGCACGGTGGAGTCCGGCACCGTCGTCCGATACGATTCCGGCGCCGGAGCGCCGTGGGTCGACGCGTGCCAGGTGCCGGTGCGACTCGAGGGCCAGGATGACTGGACCTACCTGTCGGTGCCGATCCTGGTGCGGGCACTCGACCCGCAGCCCGCACTGCGCGCCGGATCCATGACGGTCGGCCCGGGTGAGACGGCGACGTTCGACCTGCGCAACATGACGACCTGGCAGCTGCGCGAGGACTGGGAGGGCATCCGGTACAAGGTGGACTACTCGGGCAGCGCGTTCGACGTGTCGCTCGACGGCTCGGTCGTCACGGTCACCGGCGCCGATCGAGCCGTCACCGGCTCGGAAGAGGCCGCGATCGTCTCGGTCACCAGTCACAGCGCTGTCGCCCCGGTTCGCCTGATTCTGCGCGTGGGCTCGGCGCCGTCGACGCTCCCTCAGGGCGGGTCGCTCACCCAGCAGTGCTCGCAGGCGACCGGGATGTCGTGCTCGATCCCCGTCATCGGCGCCCTGGGCGAGGTGAACCCGCTTCCGCGGACCCCGCTCGAGGTCATCGATGTGCGCCCCGTCGGCGCATGCACGGGTGTGAGCTTCTCGGTGGAGTCCTCATCGTCGGTTCTCGCCACGTGGTCGGAGGACGCTCCCGGAGCATCCTGCTCCGCGACGTTCTCGGTGCGCGATGCTCAGGGCAGGCGCACCAACTCCGAGCGCGACGGCCGTCTGGTCCTCGACCTCCTCGGATATCCGCAGGCGCCTGCGAGCGTCTCGCAGACCGCATACGCGGACCGTACCCTGACGCTGCGTGTCGATCCAGGTCCGGCTGGGGTCGCGTACCCCGCCATCAGCGGATTCATCATCCGCTGGAACGCCGAGGTCGTGGCCGAGTGCGCGCCGGATGGCAGCTGCCCGGTCATCGCCGCGCCGAACGGCGAACCGCGCACCTACGAGGCTGTCGCCGTGAACTCCGTGGGCGAGTCGCGCGCCCTTGTCCGCACCGTCGCGTGGGCGTACGACCCGCCCCCCGCCCCGAAGAGCGTCACCGCGCGCCCCGTCGTCACCGAAGGCGAGGGCGGCGTCATCGCTCTCTCCATCAGCGGGATCGACCCGGATCAGACCGGCAGCGTCGAGATCACGAGTGCGACGGGTGAGACCGTTCAAGTTCCGGTGGGTGCGGGTCAGACGAACCTCGAGGTGCCGTCGTACCGTGTCGGGACCAACACCGCTACGCCGGTCACGATCAAGCCGCTCTCGCGATTCGAGATCCCGCCCGGCATCGGCGACGGTGCGACGGTCGAGGCCGTCACCGTCACGGCCAACGGCATCGGCGCCCCGCGCGACGTGACCCTTGCGCTGAGCTCGACCTCGAACGGAGACGGCACCTCCACCGTCTTCGCCCGCGCTGACGCGGCGTCCGGCGGAGACGGATCGTCGCTCCGGTTCGGAATCGTCCGCGAAGGCGCTCGCTGCACGACGGTCGCGGACGGGCGCGAAGCGACCTTCACCGACCTCGCCGATGGCGAGGAGTACCGGTTCACCACGTGCGTCGACTCGTGGTACGACAGCACATCGTTCGGGCGGTCGATGGTGACGGCGTCGGTCCGGGCCGTCCAGTCCGGCGCGCCCCCGACCGGATGGACGTTCGTCGTCGACTCGTCCCCGAACGTCTCGGACACGCACGCCGAGTGGGTCATCCGAGACAATCCGACGTCGAGCGAGCGACTGCCGAACCGCAACCACGCGCAGTTCTCGGGCTGGTCCCCCGGTACGACGGTGTTCGACCGCGATCCCGGGATGCAGGTACGCTACGTCCACGATGCGTGGGGAACCTCGACGCCGTGGGCAGCCGTGACACCGCGCGCGGGCAGTGCCCCCTATCAGGTGCAGGCGCGATGGTCGGTGCAGAGCTGCGTGGGCGGCTCGGACCTGGCTCTGCAGCAGTCTTCATCGAAGGATCCCGCCGGCGGCTCGGCACAGATCACCTTCGGCAACGCCCGGCTGCGCTTCCTGGACGAGCTGGGTGCCGAGCTTCCGGCGACGCGCGGCACGTGGGCGGTGCCGGTCGGCGCGGTCCGCGTCGAGGGCATCACCGTTTCCGTCGACTGGAGCGCTCAGGGATGGGGCCTCCGCCCCGCGAACGCCACCTTCGCTGCGGACTGCGATCCGAATCTTCCCATCCCGACCGAACCCGGCGAGCCGCAGCCATGA
- a CDS encoding MoxR family ATPase produces the protein MTITQEQAVWFSQTFGQIADNVERAVLGKRHVVELVLMAMLSDGHVLLEDVPGTGKTSLARAMAQSVKGTNTRIQFTPDLLPSDITGVSVYDQKEGAFEFHSGPIFANIVLADEINRASPKTQSALLEVMEEGSVTIDGVTRQVGVPFLVLATQNPIEQAGTYRLPEAQLDRFMMRTSLGYPDHAATVRILDGAAVPTADLTPIITPQALVGMADLAAQIYVDALVLDYVARIVDSTRSADEVRLGVSIRGALALTHAARTRAASQGRTYATPDDVKSLAIAVLSHRLILHPEAEFDGVSQEAVIGQVLLDVAPPSRREAV, from the coding sequence ATGACCATCACGCAGGAGCAGGCGGTCTGGTTCTCGCAGACGTTCGGGCAGATCGCCGACAACGTCGAGCGAGCGGTGCTCGGCAAGCGCCACGTCGTCGAGCTCGTGCTCATGGCGATGCTCAGCGACGGTCACGTGCTGCTCGAGGATGTGCCCGGCACCGGCAAGACCTCTCTCGCCCGCGCCATGGCGCAGTCGGTGAAGGGGACCAACACCCGCATCCAGTTCACTCCCGACCTTCTCCCGAGCGACATCACCGGCGTCAGCGTGTACGACCAGAAGGAGGGAGCCTTCGAGTTCCACTCGGGTCCGATCTTCGCGAACATCGTGCTCGCCGACGAGATCAACCGCGCCAGCCCCAAGACCCAGTCGGCGCTCCTCGAGGTGATGGAAGAAGGCAGCGTCACGATCGACGGGGTCACGCGACAGGTCGGCGTTCCGTTCCTCGTGCTTGCGACGCAGAACCCCATCGAGCAGGCCGGCACCTACCGCCTCCCCGAGGCGCAACTCGACCGCTTCATGATGCGCACGTCGCTCGGCTACCCCGATCACGCCGCCACCGTCCGCATCCTCGACGGCGCTGCCGTCCCCACCGCAGACCTCACGCCGATCATCACGCCGCAGGCTCTCGTCGGCATGGCGGACCTCGCCGCCCAGATCTACGTCGACGCGCTGGTGCTCGACTACGTCGCTCGGATCGTCGACAGCACCCGATCCGCGGACGAGGTGCGGCTCGGGGTGAGCATCCGCGGCGCGCTGGCGCTGACGCATGCCGCTCGCACGCGCGCCGCGTCGCAGGGACGCACCTACGCGACACCGGATGACGTGAAGTCACTCGCCATCGCCGTGCTCTCGCACCGGCTCATCCTGCACCCCGAGGCCGAGTTCGACGGCGTGAGCCAGGAGGCCGTCATCGGCCAGGTGCTGCTGGATGTCGCGCCCCCCAGTCGTCGTGAGGCCGTATGA
- a CDS encoding transglutaminase-like domain-containing protein produces MSGRDAGIRRERGPVVVPRVVVGSVFAAVVVITAAVAAWPIYRSWAFVLLVIVGTVAAAAIATAAWRRRWGGWRIAAALAGAFLVLGVPLAVPSRLGAPTDVVRGLGELAMGTVLAWKDLVTVDLPIGSYRNLLVPALVVFLVGTCVLLLLSWREDGIAYAAAPVAIGMVSFGLFFGRTTVSSSWGIGPLALYAPVETLLGLAALLASLVWLAWRSHDERFRALRRAAASSGVRVSRRRSAADRRRAALGAGMVAVALVVVVAVVPAAARGAQRDVLRSAIGPEIELAAAVSPLAEYRALFANARADQTLFTVTSDGVLPERVRLATLDSYDGEVYRSGGSGAVDAGRFVRVPSVLDTGTGTQIEADVTVQELDDIWMPTAGQLASIDFAGPRAASLADRFYYSTAAAAGVQTAGGGLEPGDSYVVRGVERPALDLSTLEAPGGVSEGVAAPDSLRAWVDKHVSGSGGAALAGLVSLLRERGYLSHGLSDDSSPEWMKSLPDYRFQPSASGHSLARIDSLFSRLLKRESDPRAAASGNYVAAIGDDEQFAVAVALIARELGFPSRVVMGARLASTEPDLPTCDGGVCRAQDLAVWTEVQSSDGEWVAVDVTPQYEQSPSLQVTEQRDPENVTEVRPDPVEEVVPPDPVQEDTAADDTPRQTSGLDLAWLWPVLRISAAALLVALLVCGPFLIVIGAKAARRRARRQEGTPAAQIAGGWDEYVDAAADAGLDAPRAYTRGELAQAFATPSGPELAVTADRAVFSGAAPAADEADAYWSLVDAERRRFARASGGWHRFAATVSLRSFIRHLAPAAGARKRIAERGKRQAAEPVRLTP; encoded by the coding sequence ATGAGCGGGCGGGATGCCGGCATCCGGCGTGAACGAGGACCCGTGGTCGTGCCACGGGTGGTCGTGGGATCGGTCTTCGCGGCCGTCGTCGTCATCACTGCGGCCGTCGCGGCCTGGCCGATCTACCGCTCGTGGGCCTTCGTGCTGCTCGTCATCGTCGGCACGGTGGCCGCCGCAGCGATCGCGACCGCGGCGTGGCGACGCCGGTGGGGCGGGTGGCGGATCGCCGCCGCCCTCGCCGGTGCCTTCCTCGTGCTCGGTGTGCCACTCGCGGTGCCGTCACGGCTCGGCGCGCCCACGGATGTCGTGAGAGGACTCGGTGAGCTCGCGATGGGGACGGTCCTCGCCTGGAAGGATCTCGTGACGGTCGACCTGCCGATCGGCTCGTACCGCAATCTCCTCGTTCCCGCGCTGGTCGTGTTCCTCGTCGGGACGTGCGTCCTGCTCCTCCTGTCGTGGCGCGAGGACGGCATCGCCTACGCCGCGGCGCCCGTCGCCATCGGGATGGTGTCATTCGGGCTCTTCTTCGGTCGCACCACGGTGAGCTCGTCGTGGGGGATCGGGCCGCTCGCGCTGTACGCGCCGGTCGAGACCCTCCTCGGACTCGCGGCGCTGCTGGCGAGCCTGGTCTGGCTCGCCTGGCGCTCGCACGACGAGAGGTTCCGCGCATTGCGGCGGGCGGCCGCGTCCAGCGGGGTGCGCGTGTCTCGGCGGCGCTCGGCCGCAGACCGGCGCCGCGCCGCATTGGGCGCCGGGATGGTGGCGGTTGCGCTGGTCGTCGTGGTGGCGGTGGTGCCGGCTGCGGCCCGTGGCGCGCAGCGTGACGTCCTGCGCTCCGCGATCGGCCCCGAGATCGAACTCGCCGCAGCCGTGAGCCCGCTCGCGGAGTACCGCGCACTGTTCGCGAACGCACGCGCCGACCAGACACTGTTCACCGTGACGTCCGATGGGGTCCTTCCCGAGCGCGTGCGCCTGGCGACGCTCGACTCGTACGACGGCGAGGTGTATCGCAGCGGCGGATCGGGCGCCGTCGATGCCGGACGGTTCGTGCGGGTGCCGTCGGTGCTCGACACCGGCACCGGAACGCAGATCGAAGCCGACGTGACGGTTCAAGAGCTCGACGACATCTGGATGCCGACCGCCGGCCAGCTCGCGTCGATCGACTTCGCCGGGCCCCGCGCCGCGTCGCTCGCCGACCGCTTCTACTACAGCACTGCAGCGGCAGCGGGAGTGCAGACGGCGGGCGGCGGCCTCGAGCCGGGCGACTCGTACGTGGTCCGCGGCGTCGAGCGTCCTGCGCTCGACCTCTCCACCCTCGAGGCCCCGGGCGGGGTGAGTGAGGGTGTCGCGGCGCCCGACAGCCTGCGGGCGTGGGTCGACAAGCACGTCTCGGGTTCGGGGGGAGCGGCACTGGCCGGTCTCGTATCGCTGCTGCGCGAGCGGGGATATCTCAGCCACGGGCTCTCGGACGATTCGTCCCCCGAGTGGATGAAGTCGCTGCCGGACTACAGGTTCCAGCCCAGTGCCTCCGGTCACTCGCTCGCACGGATCGACTCGCTGTTCTCGCGTCTGCTGAAGCGCGAGTCCGATCCGCGGGCTGCGGCATCCGGCAACTACGTGGCGGCGATCGGTGACGATGAGCAGTTCGCCGTCGCCGTCGCGCTCATCGCTCGCGAGCTCGGATTCCCCTCGCGAGTCGTGATGGGGGCGCGGCTCGCATCGACGGAGCCGGACCTGCCCACGTGCGACGGCGGCGTCTGCCGCGCGCAGGACCTCGCGGTGTGGACCGAGGTGCAGTCCTCGGACGGCGAGTGGGTCGCCGTGGATGTCACGCCGCAGTACGAGCAGTCGCCCAGCCTCCAGGTGACAGAGCAGCGAGACCCCGAGAATGTCACCGAGGTGCGTCCCGACCCTGTCGAGGAGGTCGTCCCGCCCGACCCGGTCCAAGAGGACACGGCGGCCGACGACACCCCCCGGCAGACGTCGGGCCTGGATCTCGCGTGGCTCTGGCCGGTACTGCGGATCTCGGCGGCCGCGCTCCTCGTCGCTCTGCTCGTCTGCGGGCCGTTCCTGATCGTGATCGGCGCGAAGGCGGCACGGCGCCGAGCCCGCCGCCAGGAGGGGACCCCCGCCGCGCAGATCGCGGGTGGCTGGGATGAGTACGTGGATGCGGCCGCCGATGCCGGCCTCGATGCCCCGCGCGCATACACCCGTGGTGAGCTGGCACAGGCGTTCGCGACGCCCTCGGGCCCGGAGCTCGCCGTGACCGCCGATCGCGCCGTCTTCTCGGGGGCCGCGCCGGCCGCCGACGAGGCCGATGCGTACTGGAGTCTGGTCGACGCCGAGCGCCGCCGGTTCGCGCGCGCCAGCGGGGGATGGCACCGCTTCGCCGCGACCGTATCGTTGAGATCGTTCATTCGTCATCTGGCACCCGCAGCGGGTGCCCGCAAGCGCATAGCCGAGAGGGGGAAGCGCCAGGCTGCGGAGCCTGTGCGCCTCACACCATGA
- a CDS encoding DUF58 domain-containing protein: MSTTESRRGGVGTADSRITRTTAATGPDGLTQITETAVTTRRRGRALVRAAMWWTRTSRATGAALAAAAEWSARTVRPAGVLVALAATIGLAMGIAFGWVEWMVGGAVALLLLLASVPFLFGTRTYDVDVSLAHERVVAGDGVAGEIVVRNHGRRIALPGRIDLPVGEGLVEFGVPLLRPGHTVAQPLDIPALPRGIVTVGPATTVRSDPIGLLRREHAFDDVHQLYVHPRTTPLPSTSAGLIRDLEGSPTRRLVDSDMSFHAIREYTAGDSRRQIHWKSTAKTGRLMVRQYEESRRSRMAIVLAVAEGEYADADEFELAVACAASLGLKAVHDARDIIIVTGSEIPRVVRGRLRAISHLPAAAPRPMLDAFSGVERLENTMRVAEVCRLTAESGDRLSIAFVVVGSQVPLGRLQQAALAFPADTAVVAVICDERAHPRMQQLSSLTVLTVGTLDDLSGLLLRGATA, translated from the coding sequence ATGAGCACCACCGAGTCTCGCCGAGGCGGCGTGGGCACCGCCGACTCCCGCATCACCCGCACCACCGCCGCGACGGGTCCTGACGGGCTCACCCAGATCACCGAGACGGCCGTCACGACTCGGCGCCGCGGGCGCGCCCTCGTGCGCGCCGCCATGTGGTGGACGCGGACCTCGCGTGCGACAGGCGCAGCCCTGGCCGCGGCCGCCGAATGGAGCGCCCGCACGGTGCGCCCCGCGGGAGTGCTGGTCGCACTCGCCGCAACGATCGGGCTCGCGATGGGAATCGCGTTCGGCTGGGTCGAGTGGATGGTGGGAGGTGCGGTGGCGCTGCTCCTGCTGCTCGCGAGCGTGCCGTTCCTGTTCGGCACCCGCACCTACGATGTCGACGTGTCGCTCGCGCACGAGCGGGTCGTCGCGGGCGACGGCGTGGCAGGCGAGATCGTGGTGCGCAACCACGGTCGCCGGATCGCCCTCCCTGGTCGCATCGACCTGCCGGTAGGCGAGGGCCTCGTCGAGTTCGGCGTTCCGCTCCTCCGCCCGGGCCATACCGTGGCGCAGCCGCTCGACATCCCGGCCCTTCCGCGCGGCATCGTCACGGTGGGCCCCGCGACGACCGTGCGCAGCGATCCCATCGGCCTGCTCCGCCGCGAGCACGCGTTCGACGACGTCCACCAGCTGTACGTCCATCCACGTACGACCCCGCTGCCGTCCACCAGCGCTGGTTTGATCCGCGACCTCGAAGGCAGCCCGACGCGCCGCCTCGTCGACTCCGACATGTCGTTCCACGCCATCCGCGAGTACACCGCGGGCGACTCCCGTCGGCAGATCCACTGGAAGTCGACGGCGAAGACCGGGCGCCTCATGGTGCGGCAGTACGAGGAGTCGCGCCGGTCGCGCATGGCCATCGTCCTCGCGGTCGCCGAGGGCGAGTATGCGGATGCCGACGAGTTCGAGCTCGCCGTCGCCTGCGCGGCATCGCTCGGGCTGAAGGCCGTGCATGACGCGCGAGACATCATCATCGTCACGGGGTCGGAGATCCCTCGCGTGGTTCGCGGGCGGCTGCGAGCCATCAGCCACCTCCCCGCGGCGGCTCCACGGCCGATGCTCGACGCCTTCAGCGGCGTCGAACGCCTGGAGAACACGATGCGCGTCGCCGAGGTCTGCCGTCTCACCGCGGAGTCGGGCGACCGGCTGTCGATCGCATTCGTCGTCGTCGGCTCGCAGGTGCCGCTCGGACGCCTGCAGCAGGCCGCGCTCGCGTTCCCGGCCGACACCGCGGTCGTCGCCGTCATCTGCGACGAGCGCGCGCACCCCCGCATGCAGCAGCTTTCCTCGCTCACGGTCCTCACGGTCGGCACGCTCGATGATCTCTCGGGACTGCTCCTCAGAGGTGCGACGGCATGA